In Francisella hispaniensis FSC454, a genomic segment contains:
- a CDS encoding RimK family protein has protein sequence MKPLKILIDNKDIWSPYYPYSNLETTHEYLQNISTKPNYIINLSEQMNYLEQGYYACLLAHSNKDTIIPTVETLNSISHFEQTLLSNLVNNKDYKSLNTLNVDFLAIKIFFGVANIKGIEKIAKKIFETYPTPILEVILEKQSSLWKIKKIAIGRISSLSDTEQTIFANALNKFSSKVWRKRKIKKNYYYDLAILHDPDEILPPSDSKALKNFQKAAHSLGIYTDLITKDDYMSLLEYDGLFIRTSTSINHYSYSFAKKAEDNNLVVIDDTKSITCCTNKVYLHNLMIKNKIPTPEGKLIFKDESFSPQKLIDELGLPIVLKIPDGSFSKGVKKANSAGELQQILNDMFEQSSIIIAQKYYYTDFDWRIGILNNKPIYACKYFMAKGHWQITNHNKKTTQHGSSEAFAIHQVDKSVIKIALKAAKTIGNGLYGIDIKVVDNKPIIIEINDNPSIDSDIEDAYIGEQLYTTIMLEFLNRMNYKKLPYANI, from the coding sequence ATGAAACCTTTAAAAATACTTATTGATAACAAAGATATATGGTCACCGTATTATCCTTATTCAAATTTAGAAACAACTCACGAATATCTACAAAATATTAGTACCAAACCTAACTATATTATAAATCTATCTGAACAGATGAATTACCTAGAGCAAGGCTATTATGCTTGTCTTTTAGCACATTCAAATAAAGATACGATTATACCAACCGTTGAAACTTTAAATAGTATTAGTCATTTCGAACAAACTCTACTATCTAATTTGGTTAATAATAAAGATTATAAATCTTTAAACACTTTAAATGTCGATTTTTTAGCTATTAAGATTTTCTTTGGAGTTGCTAATATAAAAGGTATTGAAAAAATAGCTAAAAAAATATTTGAAACATATCCTACACCAATATTAGAAGTAATATTAGAAAAACAAAGTTCTTTATGGAAAATCAAGAAAATAGCTATAGGGCGCATAAGCTCACTTAGTGATACTGAACAAACAATTTTTGCAAATGCTCTAAACAAATTTAGTAGTAAAGTTTGGCGTAAGAGAAAAATCAAAAAGAACTACTATTATGATTTAGCAATATTACATGATCCTGACGAGATATTGCCTCCTAGTGATAGTAAGGCTCTTAAGAATTTTCAAAAAGCTGCTCATAGTTTAGGGATTTATACAGATCTAATTACTAAAGATGATTATATGAGTTTGCTTGAATACGATGGACTTTTTATTAGAACATCGACTTCAATTAATCATTATAGCTATAGTTTTGCAAAAAAAGCCGAAGATAATAATCTTGTGGTTATTGATGATACAAAATCGATAACCTGTTGTACTAATAAGGTTTATCTACATAATTTGATGATTAAAAATAAAATTCCAACTCCAGAAGGTAAACTTATTTTCAAAGATGAAAGCTTTTCACCACAAAAATTGATCGATGAGCTTGGTTTACCAATAGTTCTAAAAATACCTGATGGCTCATTTTCAAAAGGTGTCAAAAAAGCTAACTCTGCGGGTGAATTGCAGCAAATACTTAACGATATGTTTGAGCAGTCTTCGATAATAATAGCGCAAAAATATTATTATACTGATTTTGACTGGCGTATTGGTATATTAAATAATAAGCCAATATATGCGTGTAAGTACTTCATGGCAAAAGGTCATTGGCAAATTACTAACCATAATAAGAAAACCACTCAGCACGGTAGCTCCGAAGCATTTGCAATTCATCAAGTTGATAAATCTGTAATTAAAATTGCTCTTAAGGCCGCTAAAACTATCGGTAATGGTTTATATGGCATTGATATAAAAGTTGTTGATAATAAGCCAATTATTATTGAAATTAACGATAATCCATCTATAGATTCAGATATTGAGGATGCTTATATCGGTGAGCAACTCTATACCACTATAATGCTAGAATTTCTAAACAGAATGAACTACAAGAAGTTACCATATGCAAATATCTAA